The stretch of DNA GCGGCCGCCGCAACCGGCGCCCTGATGAAGACCGCATGGAAGGGATCCTCAAGCCCGAGAACCTCGAGGTCGGCCTCGAAGGAGTCCTTCTGCCGCCCGAAGGCGTTTCTCTCCACCGTGATATCGACGATGCCGAGGGGTGCAAACCGGGTGTCGTTGATCGTTGCGGCGACGATCACCATCCCGGCGCAGGTGGCGAAGATCCCGCCTGTAAAGGAGCGGATCGCCTCCCGGAGTCCGTTTTCACCGATCAGGCGGGCGATCGTCGTCGACTCCCCGCCCGGGATCGCGAAGGCGTCGCAGCCGGCGAGGTCGGCGGCGGACCTGACCTCCACCACCTCGCCCTCGCCCCCGAGGGCATCCACAAACGCCCTCACGTGCTCGGATACGTCCCCCTGCACGGCAAGGACGCCGACCTTCTTACCAGCCACGTTCCTGGAGCCTCTCCTCGTCTTTGAGCTCGTGGACGTCCAGGCCCTTCATCGGGTCGCCGATGCCGCGGCTCACCGCGGCGATCACCTTCGCGTCGGTGTAGTGGTGGACGGCCTCGACGATCGCCTTCGCCATCTTCTCCGGGTTCGTGGACTTGAAGATCCCTGAGCCGACGAAGACGCCGTCCGCGCCCATCTGCATCATCAGGGCGGCGTCGCAGGGGGTGGCGATCCCGCCGGCCGAGAAGTTGACGACCGGGAGGCGGCCCCGTTTCGCCGTCTCGGCAAGGACCTCGTACGGCGCCTCGATCGCGCGGGCGCGGGCCCGGAGTTCCTGCTCGTCCATGCCCTGGAGCTCGCGGATCTCGCCGCCGATCGCGTGCATGTGCCTGACCGCCTCGACGACGTTGCCGGTGCCGGCCTCGCCCTTCGTCCTGATCATCGCCGCGCCCTCGCCGATCCGGCGCATCGCCTCGCCGAGGTTCCGTGCGCCGCAGACGAACGGGACGGTGAACCGGGTCTTCTCGATATGGTATTGCTCGTCTGCCGGGGTGAGCACCTCGCTCTCGTCGATCATGTCGACGCCGATCGACTCAAGGACCTGGGCCTCGACATAATGGCCGATCCGCACCTTGCCCATCACCGGAATGGAGACGGCGTCGATGATCTCGATGACCTTTTCCGGGTCGGCCATGCGCGCCACGCCCCCGGCCTTCCTGATGTCCGCCGGTACGCGCTCGAGGGCCATCACCGCGACGGCGCCCGCATCCTCGGCGATCCGCGCCTGTTCGGCGTTCACCACGTCCATGATGACGCCGCCCTTCTGCATGGACGCGAAGCCCCGCTTCAGGAGCTCGGTGCCGTACCTCAGTTCCTCAAGTTTCATTATTCCTACCTATTGGGCGGTCATGCCAATAAAAATAGTGCGATGATGGCAGATACCGCAAATATCAGCGTTATTCCTCGAACGGACGCTATTATATCGTTTCCACCCTCTGCAAGGCTCCGCTCCCCGGGTCCGATCGCGTAGATACCCCGTTTGCAGAACCGCACCCCGACACCGCCGGCGACCACCGACATCGGCCAGCCGCCGTTGTAGCCCGGCCTTTTCTTCCGGTCGGCGCTGAGCGCCTGCCACGCCGGGGCGAACCGCCCCTGTACCCCGAAATAGAGGAGGCCGACGAGGGCGGTGAGCCGTGCGGGGACGAGGTTTGCCAGGTCGTCGGCCCGTGCGGCGCACCAGCCGAGCCTGATCCGCTCGTCGGTGTAGCCGAGCATGGCGTCCATGCAGTTGATCGAGCGATAGAGGGCGGCGGCGGTCAGCCCGAGGCCGAAGGGGGCGAAGACGGCGAACCAGAAGAGCGGGGCGACGATCGAGTCGGAGAGGTTCTCGGCGACCGACTCGTATGCCGCGGACCTGATCTCCTCCGCGGAGAGGGCCGAGGTGTCGCGCGAGACGAGCATGCCGGCGGCCGTCCGCCCGGCGTCCAGGCCCCCGCCGGCGAGCGCCGCCTCGACCGAAGCGGCGTGCTCCTCCAGGGAGCGCCAGGCGAAGACCGCCTTGAGGAGGAAGGGGGCGAGCACCAGGAGCAGGAGAGGGGGAGCATGGTGCTCGACGAGATAGAAGGGTGCGGCAAACAGGCAGGCGGAGACCGCCCAGAGGACGACGCCGGCCGCTCGCTGGAGGCGCACCGGATAGCGGCCCGGTCTGCCCCACCAGCCCACGAACCTGCCGAAGAGGGCGACCGGGTGGAGGGGCGTGCGCGGGTCGCCGAAGAGCCGGTCCACGACGAGCGCCAGGGCGAGGGTCAGCGCCGCAAAAACCATGCGGCAATCACCCCGAGGACCAGTACGACGAATGCTGCGGCCTCGAAGAGGAGGATCCCGGTGCCGACGTAGAGGATAAAGAGGAGGGCGGCGACGATGACGATGGCGAAGGGCACCACCGGGAGCCGCGGGGCCGGGGGCGGGGGGAGCGGCTGCGGCGGTTCTTCCACCGGGGCCGGGCGCTCCCTGACGGCGACCTTCAGGGCCGAACGGTTCGTGCCGTAGCCGGTGATCACCGTGATCGCAAACATTCCCGGAAAGACGTCGTCCCTGATGATCACCGGCACGTCTGCCAGACGCTCAAGATAGAGATTTTCATGGAAAAAATCGGTGAACCGCGCGGCGTCGGCGGTGGAAAGGGTGAGATGGAGGGGAGAGCCCTCGTTTTTCAGTTTGAGGACCAGGGTGTCCCCTGCCAGGACCTCAACCGATTCGGGCAGGTCGATCGAATTTATTGAGCGTGCATTGAACCGGATTTCACAGGGAACATCCATATTTTTAGTCCTTGTCGGTCTGGGGGAGGAGGTTTGGTATGCCCTCCGTGATGGGGTATGCGACACCGCAGGCGGCGCACCAGAGCGAGCCCTCGACGATATCGTCGCCGGTCTCCTCGTCGACGCGCAGTTCGAGGTCGCCCTTGCAGACCGGACAGCAGAGGATGTCGAGGAGCGAACGCCTCACAGTTCATCCCTCAGGTCGATGATCTGGGTGAGCTCGGGCCCCGTGGAGATCAGGCCGATCGGGGCGCCGATGTCCTTCTCGGCCTGTTCGAGGAAGGCGATCGCCTTCTCGGTCAGGCCGTCGTACGTGGTGGCGCCGAAACAGGCCGGGTCCACGTGGTCGATCCCGGTGATCGCCGCGATCGTGCAGCCGTTGATCATCGCCGAGTACCGGGCCATCTCGCCGTCCCAGCCGCCGATCCGCCGCTGGCGGTGGGTGACGGTGCCGAACTCCTTGAACCCGAGGGCGTCGGAGTCCTCGGCGTTCATCTCGGTCTGGAACGGCCCCTCGCCGACCCTGGTCGGGTAGGCCTTGAAGACGACGACGACGTCGTCGATCCTGGTCGGGCCGACGCCGTTGTCCGCGGCGATCTGCGAGGCCGAGGTGTCCTTGCTCGTCACGAAGGGGTAGGTGCCGTAGTACAGGGAGATCCCGAAGCCCTGCGTCCCCTCGAGGAGGACGTTCTCATCACGGTCGATCGCCGCGTTCACTTCGGCGGCGACGTCGATGATGTAGGGTGCGAGTTCAGGGACGTCCTTTGCCTGCCTGGAGGTGCGGAGGACGCGGTCGGAGTTCGCCGGGCCGCACCCGGTCCCGGTGGATCCGATCTTCTTCGAGAGGTGGTCGCTCGCCTTGTCCCGGGCGATATGCTCCTCCTCGATCACGCCGCAGCGCCCGTCCACAAAGATCCTGTCGCCGACATCCAGGAGTTCGACCTCGCGGAGGAAGACCCGCGGGTCGACGAGAACGCCGCTGCCGATGCAGAGTCGCGCACCCGGGTAGACGAACCCGGACGGGATCATCCGCACGCCATAGTTTTTGTCGCCGACCGTCACCGTGTGTCCGGCGTTCGGGCCCACGCCGCCCCTGGAGATGATCGATGTGTGGTCCTGATGGGCAATATGGGCCACAATCTTGCCTTTTCCCTCATCCCCGAAAAATCCGCCGACAATAATCGTACACGCCATTGCT from Methanofollis liminatans DSM 4140 encodes:
- a CDS encoding adenylosuccinate synthetase, with the protein product MACTIIVGGFFGDEGKGKIVAHIAHQDHTSIISRGGVGPNAGHTVTVGDKNYGVRMIPSGFVYPGARLCIGSGVLVDPRVFLREVELLDVGDRIFVDGRCGVIEEEHIARDKASDHLSKKIGSTGTGCGPANSDRVLRTSRQAKDVPELAPYIIDVAAEVNAAIDRDENVLLEGTQGFGISLYYGTYPFVTSKDTSASQIAADNGVGPTRIDDVVVVFKAYPTRVGEGPFQTEMNAEDSDALGFKEFGTVTHRQRRIGGWDGEMARYSAMINGCTIAAITGIDHVDPACFGATTYDGLTEKAIAFLEQAEKDIGAPIGLISTGPELTQIIDLRDEL
- the pdxT gene encoding pyridoxal 5'-phosphate synthase glutaminase subunit PdxT produces the protein MAGKKVGVLAVQGDVSEHVRAFVDALGGEGEVVEVRSAADLAGCDAFAIPGGESTTIARLIGENGLREAIRSFTGGIFATCAGMVIVAATINDTRFAPLGIVDITVERNAFGRQKDSFEADLEVLGLEDPFHAVFIRAPVAAAAGPGVEVLSRIPQGIVAVRQGKHMALSFHPELSGDLRLHRMFLAGL
- the pdxS gene encoding pyridoxal 5'-phosphate synthase lyase subunit PdxS; translated protein: MKLEELRYGTELLKRGFASMQKGGVIMDVVNAEQARIAEDAGAVAVMALERVPADIRKAGGVARMADPEKVIEIIDAVSIPVMGKVRIGHYVEAQVLESIGVDMIDESEVLTPADEQYHIEKTRFTVPFVCGARNLGEAMRRIGEGAAMIRTKGEAGTGNVVEAVRHMHAIGGEIRELQGMDEQELRARARAIEAPYEVLAETAKRGRLPVVNFSAGGIATPCDAALMMQMGADGVFVGSGIFKSTNPEKMAKAIVEAVHHYTDAKVIAAVSRGIGDPMKGLDVHELKDEERLQERGW
- a CDS encoding methytransferase partner Trm112, which encodes MRRSLLDILCCPVCKGDLELRVDEETGDDIVEGSLWCAACGVAYPITEGIPNLLPQTDKD
- the cbiB gene encoding adenosylcobinamide-phosphate synthase CbiB; protein product: MVFAALTLALALVVDRLFGDPRTPLHPVALFGRFVGWWGRPGRYPVRLQRAAGVVLWAVSACLFAAPFYLVEHHAPPLLLLVLAPFLLKAVFAWRSLEEHAASVEAALAGGGLDAGRTAAGMLVSRDTSALSAEEIRSAAYESVAENLSDSIVAPLFWFAVFAPFGLGLTAAALYRSINCMDAMLGYTDERIRLGWCAARADDLANLVPARLTALVGLLYFGVQGRFAPAWQALSADRKKRPGYNGGWPMSVVAGGVGVRFCKRGIYAIGPGERSLAEGGNDIIASVRGITLIFAVSAIIALFLLA